The region CTCACAGGACACGCTCGAGCACGTCCTCGAGACGGACGAACTCGTCTTCGATCGCGGAAAGAGCGTCGACGTGTTGCGGACGGTGTACGCGCTCAATCGGTTGGCTCGACTCGGCTAATTCTGGACTCCGGGTACTCCTCGAAGAGACCGATTTCGTGAGTTCCATCGCTCGTGATGGGCTGTGGTAAACGGCCGGAACACACAGGCCAGCACATCAACCGATACGAGGCAGTACGGGGTGATACCACGAGCCACGTGGGTGTGTCACGGTCACGGAGTGTCTGATACTATGCGCAGAATAGAGTCCCAACCCTCACCCGACGACGGTCGAATGATGTTCAAACTGGGCGCAGGTCCGCCGATCGATCGATCAGTGTTCTCCGATCGACCTCAGTGGCAGTTGCGTCGATCGAGAGATCGGTATCGACCGAGTTCGAGTCTCCTTCCGGACGTGATCGACCGATGACGACGATCGCAGAACTCTCGCTCGGTGCCGACGAGTTCGCGCTCGGCGAGACGTTGGCACAATTGCCAGACGTGTCGATTTCCGTCGAAAGCGTCGTCGCCGAAGGACCGACGCGCACAATGCCACTCGTCTGGTTCTCGAACGTCGAACGAGAGGAACTCGAGGCGACGCTCGAGGCCGACGAGACGGTCGACGATTACCAACGGTTGCTCGAGGCGACCGAGGGTGGGGACTGGTTCTATCGGCTGGAATACGCAGAGGGCGTCGGCTCCGTCTGCTGTGCAGTCTACGAGAACGGGGGGACGGTTCTCGACGCACAGGTAACGGACGGCCAGTGGACGCTCCGACTACTCTTTCTTCACCGAGTGGAACTTTCGGAGACCGTCTCCGCGATGGAAGATCGAGGTGTGCGCGTCGATGTCCGTCGGATGGTCGAAGCCGGACAGGACGACGACCTCGAGACGACGGCAGCACTCACGGATCCACAACAGGAGGCGATTGCCGAAGCCTACCGCCAGGGCTACTACGACGTGCCGCGCAAGATTTCGCTCGAGGAACTGGCGAGTGAACTCGGGATCTCCCATCAGGCGCTCTCCGAACGGCTTCGTCGTGCGAATCGCGTGCTCGCGAGCGAACAACTCGAGAATCCGACGGGTGAACTAGCGACGGAGTAGCCATCCGACGCAGCCACGGCCGACTTTTATGCGCGTCCGCGACGGACATCCCCTATGGCGTTTCACGATTCCGGTACGGCCGATCCGCTGTCCTTACACGGCGTCGTCCCGCCGACCGTTACGGCCTTCTACGACGACGAGTCGGTCGACTACGAGACGACGGCCGACCACGCTCGGTTCGTCGTCGACCGCGGCGCACACGGAGTCTTTCCGCTCGGGACGAACGGCGAGTTCCCGCTCTTGACGGGCGAGGAGCGCCGCGGCGTCGTCGAAGCGGTCGTGGAGGAAGTCGACGACGTTCCAGTCATCGCCGGCGTCGGTGCGCCGAGCACACACGAGACCATCTCACACGCAGAACACGCGGAGTCGGTCGGCGTCGACGGCATCGTCGTCGTCACGCCCTATTACTATCCACTCGACCACGAGGCTGCCCTGACCCACTACCGACGCGTTGCCGAATCCGTCTCCGTGCCGATCTACATCTACCACATTCCGAGCAAGACGGGGAACGAACTCAGCCTCGAGACGCTCGCCGACCTCGCAGCGATCGACGCCGTCGCCGGCGTCAAGGACTCGAGCAAGGACGTGCCGTGGCTCGCCCAGGCGATCGACGGCCACCCCGAACTCACTTTCCTCGCCGGGTCGGACTCGCTCCTGTTCACGGGCCTCTCCATCGGCTGTTCGGGGCTCGTCAGCGCCGTTGC is a window of Natronorubrum sediminis DNA encoding:
- a CDS encoding dihydrodipicolinate synthase family protein, with amino-acid sequence MAFHDSGTADPLSLHGVVPPTVTAFYDDESVDYETTADHARFVVDRGAHGVFPLGTNGEFPLLTGEERRGVVEAVVEEVDDVPVIAGVGAPSTHETISHAEHAESVGVDGIVVVTPYYYPLDHEAALTHYRRVAESVSVPIYIYHIPSKTGNELSLETLADLAAIDAVAGVKDSSKDVPWLAQAIDGHPELTFLAGSDSLLFTGLSIGCSGLVSAVANVFPELVVDCYDAFEAGEEERARTLQSHVFDVRDAFKAGGAYMSGVKTALELRGFDAGPLRDPLRRKDAESAAELRERLESIDSIDLSR
- a CDS encoding helix-turn-helix domain-containing protein; translated protein: MTTIAELSLGADEFALGETLAQLPDVSISVESVVAEGPTRTMPLVWFSNVEREELEATLEADETVDDYQRLLEATEGGDWFYRLEYAEGVGSVCCAVYENGGTVLDAQVTDGQWTLRLLFLHRVELSETVSAMEDRGVRVDVRRMVEAGQDDDLETTAALTDPQQEAIAEAYRQGYYDVPRKISLEELASELGISHQALSERLRRANRVLASEQLENPTGELATE